A region from the Halomicroarcula saliterrae genome encodes:
- the cobN gene encoding cobaltochelatase subunit CobN produces the protein MPQLGLYTATENELGAVQRAAGEVESDLVVRSESDLDDEPAVESFVEELTDATAVVLWLHGAEDSMPGYERAVSRFREAGVPLVVKATGDAFAYEDTSVPDSHRETVYDYLERGGASNVANCLRYLVSQYGDADPAFDDPVALPTEGVYHPDHPAASYEELVATFDPAKPTVAVWFYESHWTHENTRYVDAQVRAIEAQGANALPVFCEPATDAEDQWNAERVTEEWLLDADGDPVVDAVCSSFMFSLSMDERGREADDEGQSAEDVFLDRLGVPVVQTVTTMRSRSRYDASDTGVMGFELALSVALPEFDGNVITHPISGKERTEDTAGIGSAPKQHFPIDDRVDHAARLAVNWARLRYTPNDQKRVAVVLHNYPPSDDGIGTAFGLDSPESTVNLLEELAARGYETGPTMPDSGQSLVERLTDQLTLEDRWVAPEDVRELSVDTVSPAQYGEWFDALDPGFRENVVDEWGDPPDRPFAIPGVEFGNVLVTVQPPRGFGMDPSKVYHDSDLQPPHDYVAFYRWLRNSYGADAVVHLGTHGSLEWLPGKTVGLDGESAPDQLVDDVPNVYPYIVNNPGEGTQAKRRSYAAIVDYLTPVMANAGTYDDLADLEELADRYREAGMEDARTDDGEQLERRIREVVDELDLAVELGVAGEISEQADVRGPAEAGSTLAEGEVAGDEVAIDTLVARVHEYLTDVKTTQIRKGLHTMGEPPADDRLVDYLVALTRLENPGAPSLRESVAGVLGVDYDTLRNAPGEYDDALGMTYAEAADRVHETSLDLVETLAEHEFDVPESELEDGDSEVNMNLLVVDIDPLGDARAKSGAHDQLREALAYICEEAAPRVAGAADEIPRTADALAGEYVPPGGSGAPTRGGVDLLPTARNFYTLDPRKVPAKTASDVGSEVAEGVLERHTQADGSYPEEIGVVVWGTPTVRTRGETIAQVLALMGVEPVWSDAGRVEDVEPIPLDELARPRIDVTTRVSGLFRDAFPAAASVVHDAVEAVAALDEPHEMNYVKKHVEEETEDLVADGMDESDAESAAKARVFTTRPGGYGAGTNKAVDEGNWEDRSDLAEVYVQWGGYAMGSRGTVSEAHASFERRLGSVEATVKIEDTAEQDEFDSSDWYAFHGGFISAVSEISGTEPASYVGDSSDPDDVAVYTNEEKVRKAMRARVLNPSWLDSMEEHDYKGAGDLSTTVDVVLGWDATTGVVSDTLWTDVAEKYALDADRQEWLRDVNPWALESITETLLEAIDRGLWDADDETAERLRDVNLTVDGDLEARAGAADAPEVTSDDD, from the coding sequence ATGCCACAGCTCGGACTCTACACCGCGACGGAGAACGAACTCGGGGCGGTCCAGCGGGCCGCCGGCGAGGTCGAGAGCGACCTCGTCGTGCGCTCGGAGAGCGACCTCGACGACGAACCCGCAGTCGAGTCGTTCGTCGAGGAACTGACAGACGCGACCGCCGTCGTCCTCTGGCTCCACGGGGCCGAGGACAGCATGCCCGGCTACGAGCGGGCCGTTTCCCGCTTCCGCGAGGCCGGCGTCCCGCTCGTCGTGAAGGCTACCGGTGACGCCTTCGCCTACGAGGACACGTCGGTCCCAGACAGCCACCGCGAGACCGTCTACGACTATCTGGAGAGAGGCGGCGCGAGCAACGTCGCCAACTGCCTGCGCTACCTGGTGAGCCAGTACGGCGACGCCGACCCCGCTTTCGACGACCCCGTCGCGCTCCCGACCGAGGGGGTGTACCACCCCGACCACCCGGCCGCGAGCTACGAGGAGCTGGTGGCGACGTTCGACCCCGCGAAACCCACGGTCGCGGTCTGGTTCTACGAGTCCCACTGGACCCACGAGAACACCCGCTACGTCGATGCACAGGTCCGAGCCATCGAGGCACAGGGGGCGAACGCGCTCCCGGTATTCTGCGAGCCCGCGACTGACGCCGAGGACCAGTGGAACGCCGAGCGAGTGACCGAGGAGTGGCTCCTCGACGCGGACGGCGACCCGGTGGTCGACGCCGTCTGCTCGTCGTTCATGTTCTCGCTGTCGATGGACGAGCGGGGCCGCGAGGCCGACGACGAAGGCCAGAGCGCCGAGGACGTGTTCCTCGACAGACTGGGCGTGCCGGTCGTCCAGACCGTGACGACGATGCGTTCGCGCTCCAGATACGACGCCAGTGACACCGGCGTCATGGGGTTCGAGCTCGCTCTCTCCGTGGCGCTGCCGGAGTTCGACGGCAACGTCATCACCCACCCCATCTCGGGGAAGGAGCGCACGGAGGACACCGCCGGCATCGGGAGCGCCCCGAAACAGCACTTCCCCATCGACGACCGCGTCGACCACGCGGCCCGGCTGGCCGTCAACTGGGCGCGGCTCCGGTACACGCCCAACGACCAGAAGCGGGTCGCGGTGGTCCTGCACAACTACCCGCCCAGCGACGACGGCATCGGCACCGCGTTCGGGCTGGACTCGCCCGAGAGCACGGTGAACCTGCTGGAAGAACTGGCCGCTCGCGGCTACGAGACGGGACCGACGATGCCCGACAGCGGCCAGTCGCTGGTCGAACGGCTGACCGACCAGCTCACGCTGGAGGACCGCTGGGTCGCGCCCGAGGACGTGCGCGAACTGAGCGTCGATACGGTGTCGCCGGCCCAGTACGGCGAGTGGTTCGACGCGCTCGATCCGGGTTTCCGCGAGAACGTCGTCGACGAGTGGGGGGACCCGCCCGACCGACCCTTCGCCATCCCCGGCGTCGAGTTCGGCAACGTGCTCGTCACCGTCCAGCCCCCGCGCGGCTTCGGGATGGACCCATCGAAGGTGTACCACGATTCGGACCTCCAGCCGCCCCACGACTACGTCGCCTTCTACCGCTGGCTCCGCAACTCCTACGGGGCCGACGCGGTGGTCCATCTGGGAACCCACGGCAGTCTGGAGTGGCTCCCCGGCAAGACCGTCGGTCTCGACGGCGAGAGCGCGCCGGACCAGCTCGTCGACGACGTCCCGAACGTTTACCCGTACATCGTCAACAACCCCGGCGAGGGAACCCAGGCCAAGCGGCGGTCCTACGCCGCTATCGTGGACTACCTGACGCCGGTGATGGCCAACGCCGGGACGTACGACGACCTCGCGGACCTCGAAGAGCTGGCCGACCGCTACCGGGAGGCCGGGATGGAGGACGCTCGCACCGACGACGGCGAACAGCTCGAACGGCGCATCCGCGAGGTCGTCGACGAGCTGGACCTCGCCGTCGAACTCGGGGTCGCGGGCGAAATATCGGAGCAAGCCGACGTGCGCGGTCCGGCGGAAGCGGGGAGCACGCTCGCCGAGGGCGAGGTGGCGGGCGACGAGGTCGCCATCGACACGCTCGTAGCGCGCGTCCACGAGTATCTCACCGACGTGAAGACGACCCAGATTCGGAAGGGGCTGCACACGATGGGCGAGCCGCCGGCCGACGACCGACTGGTCGATTACCTCGTGGCGCTCACCCGGCTGGAGAACCCCGGCGCGCCCTCGCTGCGTGAGAGCGTCGCCGGCGTCCTGGGGGTGGACTACGACACGCTCCGGAACGCGCCGGGCGAGTACGACGACGCGCTCGGGATGACCTACGCCGAGGCCGCCGACCGCGTCCACGAGACGAGCCTCGACCTGGTCGAGACGCTCGCCGAGCACGAGTTCGACGTGCCGGAGAGCGAACTCGAAGACGGCGACTCGGAGGTCAACATGAACCTCCTCGTCGTGGACATCGACCCGCTCGGGGACGCCCGGGCGAAATCGGGTGCACACGACCAACTGCGCGAGGCGCTCGCCTACATCTGCGAGGAGGCCGCCCCGAGAGTCGCCGGCGCGGCCGACGAGATTCCCCGTACTGCGGACGCGCTCGCCGGCGAGTACGTCCCGCCGGGCGGCTCCGGCGCCCCCACCCGAGGAGGCGTCGACCTGCTCCCGACGGCCCGGAACTTCTACACGCTGGACCCGCGGAAGGTCCCGGCCAAGACTGCGTCGGACGTGGGCAGCGAGGTCGCCGAGGGCGTACTGGAGCGGCACACGCAGGCAGACGGCAGCTACCCCGAGGAGATCGGCGTCGTCGTCTGGGGCACACCGACGGTCCGCACACGCGGCGAGACCATTGCTCAGGTGCTCGCGCTGATGGGCGTCGAACCGGTGTGGAGCGACGCGGGTCGCGTCGAGGACGTCGAGCCGATTCCGCTGGACGAACTCGCTCGCCCCCGAATAGACGTGACGACGCGCGTCTCCGGGCTCTTCCGGGACGCCTTCCCGGCGGCGGCGAGCGTCGTCCACGACGCGGTCGAGGCCGTCGCCGCGCTCGACGAACCCCACGAGATGAACTACGTGAAGAAACACGTCGAGGAAGAGACCGAGGACCTCGTCGCGGACGGGATGGACGAGAGCGACGCCGAGAGCGCGGCGAAAGCCCGCGTGTTCACGACCCGACCCGGCGGTTACGGCGCGGGGACGAACAAGGCCGTCGACGAGGGCAACTGGGAGGACCGCTCCGACCTCGCCGAGGTGTACGTCCAGTGGGGCGGCTACGCGATGGGCTCGCGCGGCACGGTTAGCGAGGCCCACGCGTCCTTCGAGCGCCGGCTCGGGAGCGTGGAAGCCACCGTCAAAATCGAGGACACCGCCGAACAGGACGAGTTCGACAGCTCCGACTGGTACGCGTTCCACGGCGGCTTCATCAGCGCCGTCTCCGAGATATCGGGGACCGAACCCGCATCGTACGTCGGCGACTCGTCGGACCCGGACGACGTGGCCGTCTACACGAACGAGGAGAAGGTCCGGAAGGCGATGCGGGCCCGCGTCCTCAACCCGAGCTGGCTCGATTCGATGGAAGAACACGACTACAAGGGGGCCGGCGACCTCTCGACGACGGTCGACGTGGTGCTGGGCTGGGACGCGACGACGGGCGTCGTCAGCGACACCCTCTGGACCGACGTGGCCGAGAAGTACGCCCTCGACGCGGACCGTCAGGAGTGGCTGCGGGACGTGAACCCGTGGGCGCTGGAGAGCATCACCGAGACGCTGCTCGAAGCTATCGACCGCGGGCTCTGGGACGCCGACGACGAGACGGCAGAGCGGCTGCGGGACGTGAACCTGACCGTCGACGGCGACCTCGAAGCCCGTGCCGGCGCCGCCGACGCTCCGGAGGTGACGAGCGATGACGACTGA
- a CDS encoding precorrin-8X methylmutase, giving the protein MTTDDGRDTSDFEAYADLGATTGDAMEIAETSMDRVRELVPDETLGDRIRQKAVHATGDPEFQYLVRFSGADESEVVRAGARAVLDEQPVVTDITMVKSGITGRGHSCPVRKAIGNGAALAAETGMTRTAASVLELDRQGVYEGSVAVVGNAPTAALALADCIESGTRPAVVVATPVGFVKAAESRERVREVADEHGVPAITTVGRRGGSGVAAGLTNELVHVASDARDGDLPLDTDAPVASER; this is encoded by the coding sequence ATGACGACTGACGACGGCCGGGACACGAGTGACTTCGAGGCGTACGCCGACCTCGGCGCGACGACGGGCGACGCAATGGAGATCGCCGAGACCAGCATGGACCGCGTGCGCGAGCTCGTCCCCGACGAGACGCTGGGGGACCGCATCCGTCAGAAGGCCGTCCACGCCACCGGCGACCCCGAGTTCCAGTATCTGGTGCGCTTTTCGGGCGCGGACGAATCCGAGGTGGTCCGCGCCGGCGCGCGAGCCGTACTGGACGAACAGCCGGTCGTCACCGACATCACGATGGTCAAGTCGGGTATCACCGGCCGCGGCCACAGCTGCCCGGTCCGGAAGGCCATCGGCAACGGCGCGGCGCTCGCCGCGGAGACGGGGATGACACGCACCGCCGCCTCGGTGCTCGAACTCGACCGACAGGGCGTCTACGAGGGGAGCGTGGCCGTCGTCGGAAACGCGCCGACCGCCGCTCTCGCGCTCGCGGACTGCATCGAGAGCGGCACCCGGCCCGCGGTCGTCGTGGCCACGCCGGTCGGCTTCGTCAAGGCGGCCGAGAGCCGCGAGCGCGTCCGCGAAGTCGCCGACGAACACGGCGTCCCCGCTATCACGACCGTCGGTCGCCGCGGCGGGAGCGGTGTCGCCGCCGGACTGACGAACGAACTCGTCCACGTCGCGAGCGACGCCAGAGACGGCGACCTCCCGCTCGATACGGACGCCCCGGTGGCGAGCGAGCGATGA
- a CDS encoding VWA domain-containing protein, with product MVVFAADKKASQATFESVVGQRDLKDGLLAVAADDGLDGLLIRGEKGTAKSTTVRALADLLPEQRAVADCPYSCPPAAPGRQCSDCREREELPVEERRPPVVTLPLGATRDRLVGTLSVADALAGEAEFDPGLLARANRGILYVDEVNLLDDHLVDVLLDAAASGVNRVERDGVTVSHPAAFTLVGTMNPEEGDLRPQLRDRFALQTEVTACEDIEDRVAIIDRALGDGAGATDDGGETDRSPGERLTTARELLADVALSQAFRERIATLCRDAQIDGHRGDIATARAARTFAALDGRTTVLEPDIERAAEFALPHRLASEPFAAPPDIDDVLDDQFGDGSDDEASGEPDGEPEASESPSDDDGEREESPPEDERSEGDEASDAETDGEAPGQTPAGDGSDGGVEGGDPSGSSAPADAGQDGGNEPGEGGDDASDAGADGSETDEATPLLPGQSPSGVGESASPDVEPPAVDTDGRAASGRASATGTDRGATVRTEPTDGAGAVDAAASVRAAAKRGRDAVGSRDLRQSVRNGDAGTLVVFAVDASASMRPAMDAAKGCVLELLRDAYQARDEVAVVTFAGDDADVVLPPTDSVTLAARHLKELPTGDRTPLPAGLATAAEVVTEAAPDAAVAVVVTDGRANAAEDRPVAATRDAARRLGAVADRTVVVDAGTESRAALTETVAEATEGSVVPLSALSAERIDAAAQQ from the coding sequence ATGGTTGTTTTCGCTGCGGACAAAAAGGCTTCGCAGGCCACCTTCGAGTCGGTGGTCGGCCAGCGGGACCTGAAAGACGGGCTGCTCGCCGTGGCGGCCGACGACGGACTCGACGGGCTGTTGATTCGCGGCGAGAAGGGGACGGCGAAGTCCACGACGGTCCGGGCGCTCGCCGACCTGCTGCCCGAGCAGCGCGCCGTCGCGGACTGCCCGTACAGCTGTCCGCCGGCAGCGCCCGGTCGGCAGTGTTCGGACTGCCGGGAGCGCGAGGAGCTGCCGGTAGAGGAGCGGCGACCGCCGGTCGTGACGCTGCCACTGGGCGCGACGCGGGACCGACTCGTCGGCACGCTGTCGGTCGCGGACGCCCTCGCCGGCGAGGCCGAGTTCGACCCCGGCCTGCTCGCGCGGGCCAACCGGGGCATCCTCTACGTCGACGAGGTGAACCTCCTCGACGACCACCTCGTCGACGTGCTGCTGGACGCCGCAGCCAGCGGCGTCAACCGCGTGGAACGGGACGGCGTCACCGTCTCCCACCCTGCGGCGTTCACGCTCGTCGGGACGATGAACCCCGAGGAAGGCGACTTGCGGCCACAGCTCCGGGACCGCTTTGCCCTCCAGACCGAGGTGACCGCCTGCGAGGACATCGAGGACCGCGTGGCCATCATCGACAGGGCGCTGGGCGACGGGGCGGGAGCCACGGACGATGGGGGTGAGACGGACCGCTCGCCCGGTGAGCGACTGACCACTGCGCGCGAGCTACTCGCCGACGTGGCGCTCTCCCAGGCGTTCCGCGAGCGGATTGCCACCCTCTGTCGGGACGCACAGATCGACGGCCACCGGGGCGACATCGCGACCGCCCGCGCCGCCAGAACCTTCGCGGCGCTCGACGGTCGGACCACGGTGCTGGAGCCCGATATCGAACGCGCCGCCGAGTTCGCACTGCCGCACCGACTCGCGTCCGAGCCGTTCGCGGCGCCGCCCGACATCGACGACGTGCTCGACGACCAGTTCGGGGACGGGAGCGACGACGAAGCGAGCGGAGAGCCCGACGGTGAGCCGGAGGCCAGTGAGAGTCCGTCGGACGACGACGGCGAGCGGGAAGAGAGCCCACCGGAGGACGAGCGCAGTGAGGGGGACGAAGCCAGCGACGCCGAGACTGACGGGGAGGCCCCGGGCCAGACACCGGCCGGGGACGGGTCGGACGGTGGCGTGGAGGGCGGCGACCCCAGTGGCTCGTCGGCCCCGGCCGACGCCGGACAGGACGGGGGTAATGAACCCGGTGAGGGCGGCGACGACGCGTCCGATGCGGGCGCCGACGGCTCCGAGACGGACGAGGCGACACCCTTGCTCCCGGGCCAGTCCCCAAGCGGCGTCGGCGAAAGCGCAAGTCCCGACGTGGAGCCCCCGGCGGTCGACACCGATGGCCGCGCCGCGAGCGGCCGCGCCAGCGCGACCGGCACCGACCGGGGCGCGACCGTCAGAACCGAACCGACCGACGGAGCCGGCGCGGTCGACGCGGCCGCGTCCGTCAGAGCGGCGGCGAAACGCGGGCGCGACGCAGTCGGCTCCCGTGACCTCCGGCAATCCGTCCGGAACGGGGACGCGGGAACCCTCGTGGTGTTCGCCGTCGACGCCAGCGCGTCGATGCGGCCGGCGATGGACGCCGCCAAGGGGTGTGTGCTCGAACTGCTGAGAGACGCCTATCAGGCCCGCGACGAGGTGGCGGTCGTCACCTTCGCCGGCGACGACGCCGACGTGGTGCTCCCGCCGACTGACAGCGTGACTCTCGCCGCGCGCCACCTGAAGGAGCTCCCGACCGGCGACCGGACGCCGCTGCCCGCCGGGCTGGCGACGGCCGCCGAGGTAGTGACCGAAGCGGCGCCCGATGCTGCCGTCGCCGTGGTCGTCACGGACGGCCGGGCGAACGCCGCCGAGGACCGCCCGGTCGCTGCGACCCGCGACGCCGCCCGCCGACTCGGCGCGGTGGCAGACCGGACCGTCGTCGTGGACGCGGGGACGGAATCGCGGGCCGCACTCACCGAGACCGTCGCCGAGGCGACCGAGGGGTCGGTCGTCCCGCTGTCGGCGCTCTCCGCCGAGCGCATCGACGCAGCGGCCCAGCAGTGA